The following proteins are encoded in a genomic region of Bacteroidales bacterium:
- a CDS encoding ABC transporter permease has protein sequence MFDLDKWQEIFSTIKKNKLRTFLTGFSVAWGIFMLIVLLGSGYGLENGVKREFEGDAVNYISINTGITSLPYQGMKPGRFIQFENDDRETLAAVEKVDKAASRTYVFGNQTITYGSEYGSFDIFAISPDYFYVEMLNLADGSRFVNQKDYDDYRKVVVLGKVVKEALFKHEEPVGKYAKINGVPFLVVGHFDDPGGDRDISRVYVPITTAQRVFNMGNAIRNISLIMNDLNIDESNRALEKSKALLAQKYKFDPADPRALFVFNSVENYQRFMDLFAGIRLFIWIIGIGTIIAGIVGVSNIMMIVVKDRTKEIGIRKSMGATPWSIISLILQESVLITAFAGYIGLVLGVGLLELVSKSLPSTDYFANPEVDFNIAIGATLLLIFSGAIAGFVPARKASAIKPVEALRDE, from the coding sequence ATGTTTGACCTCGATAAATGGCAGGAAATCTTCAGCACGATTAAGAAAAACAAACTCCGGACTTTTCTTACCGGTTTCAGTGTGGCCTGGGGAATATTCATGCTGATTGTTCTGCTGGGATCGGGCTACGGACTTGAAAACGGCGTGAAGAGAGAGTTTGAGGGCGATGCCGTTAACTATATTTCCATCAATACAGGGATTACCAGCCTGCCCTACCAGGGGATGAAACCCGGCCGGTTTATCCAGTTCGAAAACGATGACCGTGAAACGCTGGCTGCCGTGGAAAAAGTTGACAAAGCTGCTTCACGTACCTACGTGTTTGGCAATCAAACCATCACTTACGGGAGCGAATACGGGTCGTTTGACATTTTTGCCATCAGCCCCGATTACTTTTACGTCGAAATGCTTAACCTGGCCGATGGCAGCCGTTTTGTTAACCAAAAAGATTACGACGATTACCGTAAAGTGGTTGTGCTTGGGAAAGTCGTGAAAGAAGCCTTGTTTAAACATGAAGAACCGGTGGGGAAGTACGCAAAAATAAATGGAGTACCATTTCTTGTGGTTGGCCATTTTGATGATCCGGGCGGCGACAGGGATATTTCGCGGGTGTATGTTCCGATAACCACAGCCCAAAGGGTTTTTAATATGGGCAACGCAATCAGGAACATCAGCCTGATCATGAACGACCTGAACATTGACGAAAGCAACCGGGCGTTGGAGAAGTCCAAAGCGCTTCTGGCACAGAAATACAAATTTGATCCAGCTGATCCACGGGCACTGTTTGTTTTCAACTCCGTCGAAAATTATCAGCGGTTCATGGATTTGTTTGCCGGAATAAGGCTGTTCATCTGGATTATCGGGATCGGAACGATCATCGCCGGAATAGTCGGGGTGAGCAATATTATGATGATTGTGGTCAAAGACCGGACGAAGGAAATCGGGATCCGCAAATCAATGGGTGCAACACCCTGGTCTATCATCAGCCTGATCCTGCAGGAGTCGGTGCTGATAACGGCATTTGCAGGTTACATCGGCTTGGTACTTGGGGTCGGGCTGCTCGAACTGGTTTCGAAATCACTTCCTTCAACCGATTATTTCGCCAATCCTGAGGTTGATTTTAACATTGCCATAGGCGCAACTTTGCTTCTGATTTTTTCAGGAGCGATTGCAGGTTTTGTTCCGGCGCGAAAGGCTTCGGCCATCAAACCGGTTGAGGCTTTGAGGGATGAATAA
- a CDS encoding ABC transporter permease, giving the protein MRIFDPDSWREIFSTLKKNKLRTFFTAFGVFWGIFMLIVMLGSGTGLKNGVNAGMGDLATNSMFMWTQRTTVPYKGLPRGRFFNFNNGDTQALIDNIPEIEYIAPRIQGFNRSGDNNVVRGERTGSFRIQGDYPEYNLIDPMNILQGRFINQNDIDEKRKNIVIAQRVYEEMFAPGENPIGQYLRISGVYFKVVGLCKSKKNDQQAENENQQIFMPFTTLQKTYNYGDVVGWYSMTAKENTPVSVIEAKAKDLMKKRHSIAPDDDRAIGSANV; this is encoded by the coding sequence ATGAGAATATTTGATCCCGATAGCTGGAGGGAAATTTTCAGTACGCTGAAAAAGAACAAATTGCGGACATTTTTCACCGCCTTTGGCGTCTTTTGGGGGATTTTCATGCTGATTGTCATGCTAGGCTCCGGAACAGGTCTGAAAAATGGTGTGAATGCCGGCATGGGTGATCTGGCCACCAATAGCATGTTTATGTGGACACAGCGGACCACTGTTCCCTACAAAGGATTACCACGGGGCAGATTTTTCAACTTTAACAATGGCGACACACAAGCATTGATCGACAATATACCTGAAATAGAATACATTGCTCCCCGTATCCAGGGGTTTAACCGTTCGGGAGATAATAACGTCGTCAGGGGTGAACGAACCGGAAGTTTCAGAATACAGGGCGATTATCCCGAATACAACCTGATCGATCCAATGAATATCCTGCAGGGAAGATTTATCAATCAAAACGACATTGATGAAAAGCGTAAAAACATTGTCATTGCCCAGCGGGTTTACGAAGAGATGTTTGCCCCCGGCGAAAACCCAATCGGCCAATATCTAAGGATTTCAGGGGTTTATTTTAAAGTTGTCGGGCTATGCAAATCAAAAAAGAACGACCAGCAGGCTGAAAATGAAAACCAGCAGATTTTTATGCCGTTCACTACCCTTCAGAAAACCTATAATTATGGAGATGTAGTGGGTTGGTATTCGATGACGGCCAAAGAAAACACCCCTGTTTCGGTGATTGAAGCCAAAGCAAAAGACCTGATGAAAAAGCGGCATAGTATTGCACCTGACGACGACCGGGCCATTGGGTCAGCCAATGTGGA